TTCGACCGCACCATGCAAGGATATCGGCCTCCTTTTACTCGAAGATAGCTTGGGCGTCATTGAGAAAGAATGCGTTCATGATTGCAGATTAGAGCCTCTCTACGCCATAGAAGACGTGAAGAAAGCCGAGACGATGTGGAAGACTCTTGACTATCATCAGACTGTAAAAGTTGGGGATTATAATGTTCTATTTCGCGATGCCGGCCATGTGCTCGGCTCCGCCATGACGGAGGTGGAATGTAACGGTACGAAGCTTCTCTACACTGGTGATCTCGGCAATTCGCCGTCGCCCATCATGCACGACACCGAGATAGTGAAAGATGCTACGTACCTCATCATGGAGAGCACTTACGGCAATCGCAATCACGAGCACAAAGAAGAACGAGCAGAAAAATTAAAAGAGATAATACAGAGTACCATCAACTTGGGGGGCACTCTCATGATACCGGCCTTCTCTGTCGAGCGCACACAAGAGTTGCTTTATGAAGTGAACGAGATGTTCCGAGATAAAAAGCTCGCACCAGTCACGACCTATCTGGATTCTCCCCTCGCGATAAAGGTGACGGCGGTATATGAGAAGTATAAGAATATGTTTAACGACCAAGCGCGGGCAGATATTCTTAAGGGCGATATCTTTAAATTCCCCGGTCTCAAGATGACGATGACAACCGACGAGTCGCGCGCCATTTTGCATGACACTCGTCCCAAGATAATCATTGCCGGTTCCGGCATGAGCAACGGCGGGCGCATCATCCATCATGAACGCATTTATCTGCCCGACCCGAAGAACACACTTCTTCTTGTGAGTTATCAGTCTGCCGGGACACTTGGCCGTGTGATCCAAGACGGCGCCAAGGGCGTGCGTATATTGGGCGAGATGGTACCCGTGCGAGCTCAAGTCGTCTCTCTCCCGGGCTATTCTGCACACAAAGATTCCGACGGGCTCTTCAACTTCGTTGAGCAGTGCGACGGCAATTTGCAAAAAGTGTTCGTCGCACTTGGCGAGCCGGCCTCGGCGCTATTCATGGTCCAACGTATTCGCGATTATCTCGGCTATCAAGCCTACGCACCGTCAGCAGGAGAAAAAGCCGAATTAGAATTTTAAAAACTACCTGCCCGCCAAAGCCTGAGCTTCAGGCGATGGCAGGCGGGAAAACTACCAACTAAAAACTATGGAAAAAACTCCTCCCGCCTCCAAGCATATTCACGAGAAGATCAAGATAGCCATCTCCGGCGCGGCCAAAACCGACTTCCTCCCGCAAGGTGTGCTTGATAGTGTTGAAATAGTGGGTGGCGAGATAGCACGCCAAGGCGCCATCATGATTTCTGGCGCTACGACGGGTATCCCGCTCTGGGCGGCCAAGGGGTGCAAAGACGCTGGCGGTTTCTCGATAGGCATCTCGCCGGCCTTCAACGAGGCGGAGCATGTTGATTATTACGGTTTGCCTTTAGACTATCTAGACTTAACAATTTACACTGGCCTCGGCTATCCCGGCCGCGACATCCTGATGATACGTACAGCGGACGCCATAGTCATCGGCCCCGGCCGCGTGGGAACCCTGCACGAGTTTACCGTCGCCTTCGAAGATAATAAACCGATAGGCATTTTGACAAGCTCGGAATGGGAGACGGACGACATCATCAAGCTCATCATTGAGAAAAGCCATCGCGCCGAAGATAATAAAAAAGTGATCTATGATGCCGACCCCAAGAAGCTGGTCAAGCGTCTCATCGATCTCATAAAGATAGACAAAGCCGCCGTTCATGAGCCTGTCCCCGGCGCCTCCACCCAACCCGCGAAAGGGATGTAAATTTCTAACGGGACTTATCCCCAATATTCTTGAAAAAACGTTTCTAGCGAAGCGTTTTTTTAGTACAATATAACCATGGATTTATTAAAGCAACTCGCGGTGCTTGGGGCTTCGCTCTTGGCCTCTCTACCTGTTGTACCGACTGTGAATAATCCGCTTCCGACACGTACTGTGCAGGCGCCCGTCCTGACCGCCAGTGTCGTCCCGCCGGTCTACACACCGCCAGCGCCGGTGATTAACCCCGCACCCGCTCCTGCTCTTTCTCCTACTCTTGCGCCGGTTGCTCCGCTCGCGGCTGTTACCGTATTCAATCCGCTAAATTCTCTGTCGAAAAATCTCTCGGCCTTACAAAAGGCGATGAACCTTCTCACTTCCACTCTGGCGAAGCAGAAGACAATCACAAAGACTACTATTATTGCGAAAAGTCCGAGCACTATTTCCCAATACGATTTCCAAACCCAACTCAACCAGCTCGAGAATAAACTGACGGCGCAGATATTCGCCAACTCCAGATCAAGCAGTCTGCAGACGACTGCTATTTATCAGACCATCGGCCAGGCCACCAGAATAGACGCTTTGAACAGCGTTGATATTTCGGGCAGTACTATCACGAGCTCAAGCATTACAGGCTATCTGCCTACCGGCGGAGGCAGTCTCTCCGGGTTATTGTCTGCACCGTACGCAAGTACTACAATGATTACCGCCGAGACAGCCTCGACCACCAATCTCACAGTTTCGGGTTCAGCAACTTCAACATTCGCAAACGGCATCAGTATCGCAAGCGGTTGTTACAAATTGCCTGATGGTTCGTGCGCCGGCAGTGGGGGCTCATCCGCATCATCTACAATATTCTCTGTGGCGAACAGATTGTGGGTAGGCGGTACTGCCACCACGACCATCGATTCAACCGGGCTTCTGACCACACCAAATCTGCTCGCAACCGGTTCCACCACCCTCCAGAATTTCACCGCTGTTAATTCGACGACTACCAACGCGACTACGACGAATATGTATTCGTCTTCGCTCGTTGCGGGCAACGCAACAAGTACCAGCTTCTTCGCTACCAATTTCTGGGCCACGACCGCTTCCACCACCAATCTTACAGTTTCCGCCACCACCACCACTTCCGCCCTCGCCATCACCGGTAACTCTACCTCGACCGGCGCGAATGGTATTAATCTCTCGGCCGGATGCTTTGCGGTCAACGGCACTTGCGTTGGCGGGGGAGGTAGTGCAACGCCTGCCGGCTCCACGGGTCAGATACAATTTAACACCGCAGACGCTCTTGATGCTACATCGTCTCTGGTCTGGGACAACACGAACGGCCGTTTCGGCATCGGCACATCATCTCCGCTTCACGGCCTAGACGTAAACTACCGCACCACAGCCTTGAACTCCACAAACGATGGCGCGCTCGACGCTTGGAGGACGAATGGAACGGTCCTACCGAGCATAATCGAAGGGCATAGTGTGGTTGTGGCGAATGGTTATATATATTCGATTGGTGGCACTAATAATACCGACGTCATTTACGCCAAACTCAATAGTGATGGCAGTGTTGGGGTTTGGAGTACTACAACATTTTTACCGGAAGCGTTTTTAAACGGTGGTTCGGTCGTCGCAAACGGATACATCTATATAATAGATGGCACTGGCTCTGGTAACACCTATTATTCTAAGATTAACGGAGATGGCACACTTGGCGCGTGGAATGCGACGACCGTTCAGTCGGCAGGTAAATATGGTGTTTCTGCGGTATCGGTCAATGGTTATATTTTCGCCTTCGGTGGGTCTGATGCGATCTACTCGGCTAAAATAAATGGCGACGGCACTGTTGGAGCATGGGCGACCGGAGTAAATCTTCTGCCAGAGCCAATATCTTATCAAACATTCGTTACTGCAAACGGTTATATTTATGCTATTGGTGGTTGTGGAGATGTAAACTGTTCCTCGAATAAAGTTTATTACGCCAAGGCGAACAGTGATGGCACGACCGGCGCGTGGGCTACGGCAAGCGACTTGCCCGACACCGCAGATGGGTCTACAGCCGTTGTTGTTAACGGCTATCTATATGTCATGGGCGGGTATAGTGATATTGTCGGTACACCAGTGAGTACTGTGTACCGAGCAAAATTGAATGCCGGTGGCAGTGTCGGTGCGTGGAGTGTCGACACATCTATGCCAGGCACTTCCTACTACGGCGCTTCGGTTACTGCCAATGGATACATATATACTCTCGGAGGAGAAGACGTGGCATTCAATGCCGTCGACACCATATTCTACACCTCCACCGCTCGTACGCAGATTGCTGGGGCACTTGATTTGATAGGTCTCTCTGCCGCTTCAAGTACTCTGGCAGACGCAGGACTTGCGGCAAGCTCTATTTATGCCGGAGACATCTTCAGCACACACGACCTCTCTGTCGCCGGTAACACCTCGCTTTGGAACGGACTCTCGGTAAACGGCGTCAGCGCTATGGCTTCGACCTCTGTTACGGCGCTTACTGTTTCCGGCGCGGGCAACGGCGCTACCACTCAATGTTTGCAGGTTGATTCTGCGGGTGTCGTCTCCGGTTCAGGCAATATCTGCGGTGCCGGTACATTTATATTCAATCCGGTGCAGAACTTCGGTGTTAATGTCAACTCGACGTCAACTCCAATGTGGCTGACAGCCGGGATAATGGCATCGTCTACATCCTATTTTGGAGATGTTTCTGCCGCATACGCAACCTCATCCCATCTGGCTCTCACCAATGTCACCGATGGGCTCTCTTGGTTCCCGGACTCCAACAATCGTGCGCACCTTTCTCGCGACGGCCTCGGCACCATGAATTTCGATTTCTTTGAGTCTTTGGTCAGAATTGGCACTATCGGGGGTGCATATCCATTGGTTCTCAAGACTAACGATACGGAAGCATTGCGCATCGATAGCTCCCAGAATATCGGCATCGGCGGTGCGCCGTCGGCAGATAAATTAAGAGTTGTTGGCAACGAGACGGTAACCGGCATTTTGACAGTCTCCGGCGGAGCCGCTATAGGAACTGTTACCTCCGGTACATGGAACGGAACTGCTGTAAGTTACGCGAATGGTGGTACAGGTCAGACAAGCTGGACCAAGGGCCAGCTCCTCTATGCAAGCGCCGATAATGTACTCGACAAACTTGATATAGGGAGCTCGGGCAAGGTGCTTACCGCCTCCGTTGCCGGCGTGCCGGTGTGGGCGGACGGCATTGCTGGCGGGGATGCTATCGGCGGCGGTTGGTCTACGACAACAGATAATCTAATCGCTTATCCGACAGATCCGGGTGAAGTTATAGTTGTCGGCAACTCCGGTACGTCTACGCTCGGCACCGACCTTAGTGCCAGATTTGAATTGTTTGGCGGGTTAGCGCTATTCCATAAAAATATAATAATGACCGACAGTGCGATGATTGGTATTGGTACTTCCTCGCCCTACGCTCCTCTTTCTGTCTTGGGTCAGATAGTTTCATCATACTTCACCGCGACCACATCTACGGCTTCATTGTTCCCGTACGCGAGTACGACCATGTTCACCTTTGTAACAGCTTCGACCACCAACCTTGTTGTGTCAGGCACGGCGACCACAACCGGTCTCGCTGTTATCGGCAACGCCACCTCCACGTTCGCAAACGGCATCGATTTGGCTGCCGGATGTCTTCTTATGAACGGCGAATGTTTCGTCGGTGGAGCCACCCCAGCGGGCGTATCCGGCAACATCCAATTTAATTCCAGTAATGCCCTGGCGGCAAATTCTAATCTGACATGGAATAATACTGCCGGCATGCTCGGTATCGGTACCTCTACTCCATATGCTGCGCTCTCTGTTTGGGGCAACTCTACGACGACGGGCCGAGCCTTCGAGATATCGGACAGCGCATCCACCACTATTTTCTCCGTTGATAATTCCGGCACGACCACCATCAGCTTTTTGAATGTCGGTGCCGCTAGCTTCGAGGAAGATGCCGGCGCGGTTTCGTGGATAAATATGCCGACCTCGACGACCACGGCAAATATCCAGCTCTCATATTCTGCACAGATAGCGGATACAGACCTGCTCACGGTGTTTGCGAGCACGACCGTGACGGCTGGCTCGCCAACCAACTATAAGATTGTCGTTGGCACAACTTCGCCTGACATTCTGGGTATAAACAACAACGAAACCACACCTCTCATTGTGAGCAATGGCGGGCTGTGTATTGGATTCGGCAGTACCGATTGTGCGCGAGCGCTTACGGCGGGGGATATCTATTACAACAGCGCACATGCGAGTTATGGTGACGTCGCGGAGCGATATCCTTCGATGGGGAGCCCTGTGGCCGGAGAGATTGTCTCTCTTGACCCACTGCATCCCGCCTTTGTCGAGCGCGCGTCTAAGACCGCCAGTACCACACTACTTGGTATCGTGACAACAGCGCCCGGCATGGTTCTAGGTGGAAGGGATCTCGATACGAGCGGTGCTTCGACAACCGTCGGCGTAGCACTTTCCGGTCGCGTACCGACGAAGGTTAATCTTGAAGGCGGAGAGATTAAGATTGGCGACTACATAACTTTATCATCAGTAGCGGGCGTGGGTATGAAGGCGACAACTTCCGGTCAGACTGTCGGTATCGCGCTAGAAAATTATAACGGTAACGGTGGCAGTGATATTGGTAAAATCTTGGTATTCGTCAATCTCGGCTATCAGAAGCTTTCGCCTAATCTTGCCGATGGCAACTTGGACCTCGCCGGCCAAGCTATCACGAATGTTTCTAAGCTCACTTCAGTATCAGGCAATTGGAGTTTGGACGAGAACGGTAAACTTGTAATAAAAGATTTGACTGTTGGCTCATCAGCACGGCCGGCCGGCGTGACGCTCTTCGATAAAGCTACCGGCGCCGCTTACTGCTTCTATATAATGAACGGTGCGCCGGCGACTGCCTCTGGAGATTGCGCCACAGCGAATATTTCCAATTCTAATTCGACTCCGGCAGTTGAGCCTACTGCTTCGGGTACGTCATCTGCCGACACATCCGCCTCATCGGCGGACAATGAGGCTCCGGTTGTTACGATAACAGGTCTTAATCCTTCAACGATAGACGTAGGTTCAAGCTACAGCGATATGGGGGCGACAGTCACAGACAATGTAGATCACAATCTCGGCATAATTACAACGGGCGATCAGATAGACACCAGTATATTGGGCGCACATGAAGTTATGTATAATGCCACGGACTCGGCGGGGAATAAAGCAATAGAGCAGATACGAACGGTAAACGTAATAGATCCAAATGCAACTACAACCACACCATGAGACTCAAACTGGCAATTTTTCTCCCCCTTGTTTTCATGGCCTTGCCCGCTCACGCCGCATTTGTTATTTCACCTACGCTGGGCAACATCACCAGTGGGCTTGTTGGCTGGTGGACATTCGACTCAAGGGACATAACGAGTGGTACTGTCACGAACCGAGGAAGTCTTGGTGGAACCGGCACTCGTGTTGGCGGCACGGCTGGGGTGGGAAAGATTGCACAGGCTTTGAGTTTCGATGGTTCGACCGGTTACGTGGACGTCGGTAATAGTGGTAGTTACGATGCGGGTGCAAACTGGACGGTATCATCGTGGTTCACAAATACGCAAAGTTCTTCAGAGGAGCGATATATTGCAACTAAATACAATGGCCAACAGGCATGGTTTATTGGTACAAAAATAGATGGTTTTGCGGGAATTGGTTGTGAGGTTAGGTCCGGTTCTCCGGAGACTTTTACATACGCAATCGATAGTAGTAGCGAATATAGGGACTCAAAATGGCATTTCGTCGCCTGTACCAAATCGGGAACTACAGTCAAGATTTACATAGATGGCATATTGAAAAACTCATCGACCAACGCAAGTCTCGGTAGTTCCAACACCGGAACGCGAGAGGCTGTCATCGGTGGCGTTGATACGGGTAGTCCCAGCGCAAGCTGGCTCGGCAAAATAGATGATACGCGAATTTATAATCGCGCACTCTCCGAGAGTGAGGTTTATACATTATATCGATATGGAAGCGCAAAAATAGTTATTAACTCTGTGGCCGCCATGGGTCAAACAGCAAGTGCGAAAATCACAACTAATTCTTCACAGATTTCACAGCCGAATAATCTAAAAACCGGATTGATAGGTTACTGGACGTTCGACGGCAAAGATATGACGGCAACGGCGGCGCTGGACAAAAGCGGCAATAACAATACAGCAATAGCGACAGGATCCCTTCTGCCTATCGCAGGAAAGATCGGTCAGGCAATGAAGCTCGATGGGTCAACAAATTGTTTTACGGTAACTCAGACAGCCTCATTAAACAGCTTCAGCAGTCAAACAATATCAGCTTGGATTAAACCTACGAGTGTGATTGCCAGTAAAAATTTCGTATATAAGGTTCATACAGACGGCAATGTTATGTATGTATTATGGCGAAATGGTTCTAGTTGGAAGTATTCGGTTGCCCCTGTTGATACTCAATATGACGCTGTTGCTACAGGTAAAGCCATCTTAAATAAATGGTCTCATGTCGTAGGCGTTTATGACGGCTCTAATATTTATATTTACATTGATGGTATAGCTATAGGATCGCCCGTAGCGGTAACAGGGACAGTCGATACGGGAACTGCCAAAAATCTCGCAATCGGTGGCAACTCTGCAGTCGCCGCGTGCCCAGCTAGTTCATCAGCT
Above is a window of Candidatus Paceibacterota bacterium DNA encoding:
- a CDS encoding MBL fold metallo-hydrolase; translated protein: MQKKKATIYFHSGAGTVTGANFRLVGDEGTQILLDCGMLQGSKVADDKNWDPFPYEPKDITALFVSHPHIDHVGRIARLVRMGFTGTIYSTAPCKDIGLLLLEDSLGVIEKECVHDCRLEPLYAIEDVKKAETMWKTLDYHQTVKVGDYNVLFRDAGHVLGSAMTEVECNGTKLLYTGDLGNSPSPIMHDTEIVKDATYLIMESTYGNRNHEHKEERAEKLKEIIQSTINLGGTLMIPAFSVERTQELLYEVNEMFRDKKLAPVTTYLDSPLAIKVTAVYEKYKNMFNDQARADILKGDIFKFPGLKMTMTTDESRAILHDTRPKIIIAGSGMSNGGRIIHHERIYLPDPKNTLLLVSYQSAGTLGRVIQDGAKGVRILGEMVPVRAQVVSLPGYSAHKDSDGLFNFVEQCDGNLQKVFVALGEPASALFMVQRIRDYLGYQAYAPSAGEKAELEF
- a CDS encoding immunoglobulin-like domain-containing protein, whose protein sequence is MDLLKQLAVLGASLLASLPVVPTVNNPLPTRTVQAPVLTASVVPPVYTPPAPVINPAPAPALSPTLAPVAPLAAVTVFNPLNSLSKNLSALQKAMNLLTSTLAKQKTITKTTIIAKSPSTISQYDFQTQLNQLENKLTAQIFANSRSSSLQTTAIYQTIGQATRIDALNSVDISGSTITSSSITGYLPTGGGSLSGLLSAPYASTTMITAETASTTNLTVSGSATSTFANGISIASGCYKLPDGSCAGSGGSSASSTIFSVANRLWVGGTATTTIDSTGLLTTPNLLATGSTTLQNFTAVNSTTTNATTTNMYSSSLVAGNATSTSFFATNFWATTASTTNLTVSATTTTSALAITGNSTSTGANGINLSAGCFAVNGTCVGGGGSATPAGSTGQIQFNTADALDATSSLVWDNTNGRFGIGTSSPLHGLDVNYRTTALNSTNDGALDAWRTNGTVLPSIIEGHSVVVANGYIYSIGGTNNTDVIYAKLNSDGSVGVWSTTTFLPEAFLNGGSVVANGYIYIIDGTGSGNTYYSKINGDGTLGAWNATTVQSAGKYGVSAVSVNGYIFAFGGSDAIYSAKINGDGTVGAWATGVNLLPEPISYQTFVTANGYIYAIGGCGDVNCSSNKVYYAKANSDGTTGAWATASDLPDTADGSTAVVVNGYLYVMGGYSDIVGTPVSTVYRAKLNAGGSVGAWSVDTSMPGTSYYGASVTANGYIYTLGGEDVAFNAVDTIFYTSTARTQIAGALDLIGLSAASSTLADAGLAASSIYAGDIFSTHDLSVAGNTSLWNGLSVNGVSAMASTSVTALTVSGAGNGATTQCLQVDSAGVVSGSGNICGAGTFIFNPVQNFGVNVNSTSTPMWLTAGIMASSTSYFGDVSAAYATSSHLALTNVTDGLSWFPDSNNRAHLSRDGLGTMNFDFFESLVRIGTIGGAYPLVLKTNDTEALRIDSSQNIGIGGAPSADKLRVVGNETVTGILTVSGGAAIGTVTSGTWNGTAVSYANGGTGQTSWTKGQLLYASADNVLDKLDIGSSGKVLTASVAGVPVWADGIAGGDAIGGGWSTTTDNLIAYPTDPGEVIVVGNSGTSTLGTDLSARFELFGGLALFHKNIIMTDSAMIGIGTSSPYAPLSVLGQIVSSYFTATTSTASLFPYASTTMFTFVTASTTNLVVSGTATTTGLAVIGNATSTFANGIDLAAGCLLMNGECFVGGATPAGVSGNIQFNSSNALAANSNLTWNNTAGMLGIGTSTPYAALSVWGNSTTTGRAFEISDSASTTIFSVDNSGTTTISFLNVGAASFEEDAGAVSWINMPTSTTTANIQLSYSAQIADTDLLTVFASTTVTAGSPTNYKIVVGTTSPDILGINNNETTPLIVSNGGLCIGFGSTDCARALTAGDIYYNSAHASYGDVAERYPSMGSPVAGEIVSLDPLHPAFVERASKTASTTLLGIVTTAPGMVLGGRDLDTSGASTTVGVALSGRVPTKVNLEGGEIKIGDYITLSSVAGVGMKATTSGQTVGIALENYNGNGGSDIGKILVFVNLGYQKLSPNLADGNLDLAGQAITNVSKLTSVSGNWSLDENGKLVIKDLTVGSSARPAGVTLFDKATGAAYCFYIMNGAPATASGDCATANISNSNSTPAVEPTASGTSSADTSASSADNEAPVVTITGLNPSTIDVGSSYSDMGATVTDNVDHNLGIITTGDQIDTSILGAHEVMYNATDSAGNKAIEQIRTVNVIDPNATTTTP
- a CDS encoding LamG domain-containing protein — its product is MRLKLAIFLPLVFMALPAHAAFVISPTLGNITSGLVGWWTFDSRDITSGTVTNRGSLGGTGTRVGGTAGVGKIAQALSFDGSTGYVDVGNSGSYDAGANWTVSSWFTNTQSSSEERYIATKYNGQQAWFIGTKIDGFAGIGCEVRSGSPETFTYAIDSSSEYRDSKWHFVACTKSGTTVKIYIDGILKNSSTNASLGSSNTGTREAVIGGVDTGSPSASWLGKIDDTRIYNRALSESEVYTLYRYGSAKIVINSVAAMGQTASAKITTNSSQISQPNNLKTGLIGYWTFDGKDMTATAALDKSGNNNTAIATGSLLPIAGKIGQAMKLDGSTNCFTVTQTASLNSFSSQTISAWIKPTSVIASKNFVYKVHTDGNVMYVLWRNGSSWKYSVAPVDTQYDAVATGKAILNKWSHVVGVYDGSNIYIYIDGIAIGSPVAVTGTVDTGTAKNLAIGGNSAVAACPASSSANGIIDDVRIYNRALSANEIYQLYRLGK